The Nocardioides zeae genome includes the window ACCGACGGCCTCGCACCACGACCCGGAGAAGAAGGGCTCAGACCCCCCGGAACACCGGCGCGCGCTTCTCGGTCCGCGCGACGGCGGCCTCGCGCACGTCCTCGCTCGCCCAGCACGCGGCGAAGGTGCGGTCGACGTCCGCGTCGCTGCCGCCGTTGAGCACCAGCTTGTTGTGGGCCAGGGTCAGCGGGGCCAGGGTCGCGATCTCGGCGGCCCAGGCCAGGGCGTCGTCGAGGGTCCCGGCACGGTCGGCGAGCCCGCAGTGCAGCGCCTCGTCGCGGTCGACCGTCTCGGCGGCGAGCATCAGCCGTCGGGCCACCCCGCCGCCGGCGACCGTCTGCAGGGTGCGCATCGTCCACGCGTCGACGGCCATGCCGTTGCGCGCCGTCGGCACGCCGAACCGCGCCGAGACGTCCGCGACCCGCAGGTCGGAGGCCAGCGC containing:
- a CDS encoding enoyl-CoA hydratase, with product MLATTRDGAVSLLTLQRPERRNALNLDLCRAIDAAARAEVEAGARVLVLTGEGTSFCSGADLGGVYGAEFLDALYGMLHGLTRLPVPVVAAVNGPAIGAGTQLALASDLRVADVSARFGVPTARNGMAVDAWTMRTLQTVAGGGVARRLMLAAETVDRDEALHCGLADRAGTLDDALAWAAEIATLAPLTLAHNKLVLNGGSDADVDRTFAACWASEDVREAAVARTEKRAPVFRGV